One stretch of Halobacillus litoralis DNA includes these proteins:
- the cmk gene encoding (d)CMP kinase has translation MNTMTIAIDGPAAAGKSTVAKKVAEKLSFIYVDTGAMYRALTWKALKSGVSLEDESGLALLLSQSDLNLIQGDAGQRVILDQRDVSEEIRTAEVTNQVSIVAKHKDVREEMVQRQQELVKDKGVVMDGRDIGTHVLPDAEVKIFMIASVEERAERRHKENLEKGFPSDLKQLKEEIRKRDEIDSNREIAPLVKAEDAIEIDTTSMNIDQVVEEILNIVKKNWEKGEQG, from the coding sequence AGCAAAAAAAGTCGCAGAAAAGCTATCATTTATTTATGTGGATACAGGTGCAATGTATCGAGCATTGACATGGAAGGCATTAAAAAGTGGAGTCTCGCTTGAAGATGAGTCTGGTCTGGCTCTGCTTCTAAGTCAATCTGATTTGAACCTTATTCAAGGTGATGCCGGACAAAGGGTCATCCTCGATCAACGCGATGTTTCTGAGGAAATCAGAACAGCAGAGGTCACTAATCAAGTGTCAATCGTCGCTAAACACAAAGATGTGCGTGAAGAAATGGTGCAAAGACAACAGGAACTCGTCAAGGACAAGGGTGTGGTCATGGATGGCCGCGATATTGGAACCCATGTGCTTCCAGATGCAGAAGTGAAGATCTTTATGATTGCCTCTGTTGAAGAAAGAGCAGAGAGGCGTCATAAAGAAAACCTTGAAAAGGGCTTTCCCTCTGATTTGAAGCAATTGAAGGAAGAAATCCGAAAAAGGGATGAAATCGACTCCAATCGAGAAATTGCCCCTTTAGTTAAAGCAGAAGATGCCATCGAGATCGATACAACGTCCATGAATATCGACCAAGTAGTCGAAGAGATACTAAATATCGTGAAAAAGAACTGGGAGAAAGGGGAGCAGGGATGA
- a CDS encoding lysophospholipid acyltransferase family protein, whose protein sequence is MNLYKLGKALCSIVLFPMYRIKIVGKKNIPAEGPVIICSNHISNLDPPVVGITSSRNIYFLAKEELFKNPVIGGILKKVHAFPIKRGMRDRNALRKGLDVLKEGHALGLFPEGTRQKNGEIGKGLAGAGFFALRSEAAIVPCAIIGPYKKFKKLKVVYGEPIDMSEYREQKASAQVVTDRIMEEIRQLNKIHQ, encoded by the coding sequence ATGAATTTATATAAATTAGGGAAAGCCTTGTGCAGCATTGTCTTATTTCCGATGTACAGAATAAAAATTGTCGGGAAAAAGAACATTCCTGCAGAAGGTCCAGTCATTATTTGTTCCAACCACATCTCCAACCTGGATCCGCCGGTTGTAGGTATCACGAGCAGTCGGAATATTTACTTCCTTGCGAAGGAAGAGTTGTTTAAAAACCCAGTAATTGGGGGTATATTGAAAAAAGTCCATGCTTTTCCGATCAAACGTGGCATGAGAGATCGAAACGCTCTAAGAAAAGGCCTGGATGTATTGAAAGAGGGTCATGCCCTTGGACTATTTCCTGAAGGGACAAGGCAAAAAAACGGGGAAATCGGTAAAGGTCTTGCCGGGGCTGGTTTCTTTGCTTTGAGGTCCGAAGCTGCGATTGTTCCTTGTGCGATTATCGGTCCATACAAAAAGTTCAAGAAACTGAAAGTGGTCTATGGTGAACCGATAGATATGTCGGAATATCGCGAACAGAAGGCTTCTGCCCAGGTTGTTACTGATCGGATCATGGAAGAAATCAGACAATTGAATAAAATTCATCAATGA
- the rpsA gene encoding 30S ribosomal protein S1, whose product MDEMNQEVSGMKEFSAGDIVTGKVVKIEEKQVLVDVGYKVEGIVPISELSSLHVEKASDAVSEGDELTLQVKKVEDDEIVLSKRAVDADQAWEDLEAKFESGEIFEAEVKDVVKGGLVVDIGLRGFIPASLVETYYVEDFEDYKGKTLSLKVVELDREQNRVILSHRAVVEQEESAKKHEVLQSLEEGQVIEGTVQRLTDFGAFVNLGGIDGLVHISQLSHQHVEKASDVVEEGQEVKVKVLSVDRDNERISLSLKATQPGPWHDITSKVNPGETLEGTVRRLVSFGAFVEVFPGVEGLVHISQISNRHIGTPDEVLEEGQTVEVKVLDVDENAKRLSLSMKELERDEARAEIQQYEKEEDNSGFSLSDMIGDKLDKYKK is encoded by the coding sequence ATGGATGAAATGAATCAAGAAGTATCTGGAATGAAAGAATTCTCTGCAGGGGACATCGTGACTGGTAAAGTCGTGAAGATTGAAGAAAAACAGGTCCTCGTAGATGTTGGATATAAAGTCGAAGGTATTGTACCTATCAGTGAATTATCCAGCCTTCATGTAGAAAAAGCTTCAGACGCGGTGAGTGAGGGAGATGAGCTCACTCTACAAGTGAAGAAAGTGGAAGATGATGAAATCGTACTTTCTAAGCGTGCCGTAGATGCGGATCAAGCCTGGGAAGATCTAGAAGCTAAGTTCGAAAGCGGAGAAATCTTTGAAGCTGAAGTTAAAGATGTTGTTAAAGGCGGCCTTGTGGTTGATATTGGCCTGCGTGGATTCATTCCAGCTTCTTTGGTTGAAACGTATTACGTTGAAGATTTTGAAGACTATAAAGGAAAGACCCTTTCCTTGAAAGTCGTGGAATTGGATCGTGAACAAAATCGTGTTATCCTTTCCCACCGTGCAGTCGTTGAACAAGAAGAGTCAGCGAAGAAGCATGAAGTGCTACAATCTCTAGAAGAAGGACAAGTCATCGAGGGTACTGTACAACGCTTGACAGACTTTGGTGCTTTTGTAAATCTTGGAGGTATTGACGGGCTTGTACATATCTCCCAGTTATCCCATCAGCATGTCGAAAAAGCATCTGATGTTGTAGAAGAGGGCCAAGAAGTTAAAGTCAAAGTGCTTTCTGTCGATCGTGACAATGAAAGAATTTCTCTTTCACTGAAAGCTACACAACCAGGACCATGGCATGATATCACTTCAAAAGTTAACCCTGGTGAAACTCTTGAAGGAACGGTTCGTCGTCTTGTAAGTTTCGGTGCTTTCGTCGAAGTGTTCCCAGGAGTGGAAGGCCTTGTCCACATTTCTCAAATTTCCAACCGCCATATTGGTACACCTGATGAAGTGTTAGAAGAAGGACAAACGGTTGAAGTGAAAGTTCTGGATGTTGATGAAAATGCTAAACGTCTTTCATTAAGCATGAAAGAGTTGGAGCGTGACGAGGCTCGTGCTGAAATCCAACAGTATGAGAAAGAAGAAGACAATTCAGGATTCTCATTAAGTGACATGATTGGCGACAAACTTGATAAATATAAAAAATAA
- the fni gene encoding type 2 isopentenyl-diphosphate Delta-isomerase, which translates to MSRSKRKIDHIRHAISHEREIHNHFDDIEIVHQSLARLNFEEIQMNIQVGELYLSSPLFVNAMTGGGGEETMVINRNLALAAKETGIGMAVGSQMSALKNAEERKTYEIVREMNPEGIIFANVGSEATLDQAKEAVRMLHADALQIHINTLQEMIMPEGDRDFTHRMHRIQDILDYIDVPVIVKEVGYGMSKETADTLYQMGVRHLDVGGRGGTNFSKVENMRRERAYTSFNNWGIPTPVSVLEASIRDDLHVFASGGVRNGLDGAKAMVLGAKGFGMAGSLLKVLVNEGREALIEEIHHVLHEFKIAMMLQNALQPKELNGKAHVLFGYTKQWYDQRMN; encoded by the coding sequence ATGAGCAGATCTAAAAGAAAGATTGACCATATCCGCCATGCCATCAGTCACGAGCGGGAGATTCATAATCATTTTGATGATATCGAAATTGTTCATCAAAGTCTTGCTCGTCTCAATTTTGAGGAAATACAAATGAATATACAAGTAGGGGAACTTTATTTAAGTTCCCCTCTTTTTGTTAATGCGATGACTGGCGGGGGCGGAGAAGAGACCATGGTGATCAACCGTAACTTGGCTCTAGCAGCAAAAGAGACAGGAATCGGGATGGCTGTCGGTTCTCAAATGTCAGCTTTGAAAAATGCAGAAGAACGGAAAACATATGAAATTGTTCGAGAGATGAATCCTGAAGGAATCATCTTTGCCAATGTGGGGAGTGAGGCTACTTTAGATCAGGCAAAAGAAGCAGTTCGCATGCTCCATGCCGATGCCCTCCAAATTCATATCAACACTCTTCAGGAGATGATTATGCCTGAAGGGGATCGTGACTTTACACATCGGATGCATAGGATTCAAGACATCCTTGATTATATCGATGTTCCGGTAATTGTGAAGGAAGTGGGCTATGGAATGTCTAAAGAAACGGCTGATACACTCTATCAAATGGGAGTCCGCCACCTTGACGTAGGCGGAAGAGGGGGGACGAATTTCTCTAAAGTGGAGAACATGAGACGTGAGCGCGCGTACACTTCGTTCAACAATTGGGGCATCCCCACTCCAGTGTCTGTCCTTGAGGCATCGATACGGGATGATTTGCATGTCTTCGCATCAGGAGGGGTTCGTAACGGCCTTGACGGAGCAAAGGCTATGGTGCTTGGAGCAAAAGGTTTTGGTATGGCCGGGTCACTGCTAAAGGTACTAGTCAATGAGGGAAGAGAAGCCTTAATCGAAGAAATTCATCATGTCCTACATGAATTCAAAATAGCTATGATGCTTCAAAATGCTCTCCAACCTAAAGAATTGAATGGAAAAGCACACGTTCTGTTCGGTTATACAAAACAATGGTATGACCAAAGAATGAATTAA
- a CDS encoding YphA family membrane protein: protein MEVTFYWFAWSLTIIAIFFIQRRKLKRDLLLILGVFMCTYDMLSWSQIGQVYFHVFILVFFGTYLFISISRAWFDYFWPFIFSIGYAAVCLFLIVHPVWVNFPGISLFLLVIVSLLRVFINDIGGQIGLWMLTNAGGTFFSFLIFSLYQNEGLIDTHVMLSLSIKGVFVLLLFHGVGQLKRSIRKKRKSISKGAAFV from the coding sequence TTGGAGGTTACGTTTTATTGGTTTGCTTGGTCGCTAACGATCATAGCCATCTTTTTCATTCAACGGCGGAAACTGAAACGCGATTTATTACTGATTTTGGGTGTTTTTATGTGTACATATGACATGCTTTCATGGAGTCAAATAGGGCAGGTTTACTTTCACGTATTTATCCTTGTATTCTTTGGAACTTATCTTTTTATATCGATTAGTAGGGCATGGTTTGATTATTTCTGGCCGTTTATTTTCAGTATTGGGTACGCAGCTGTTTGTTTGTTTCTCATTGTCCATCCTGTGTGGGTGAATTTCCCCGGAATTTCTCTGTTTCTCCTTGTGATCGTAAGTCTTCTTCGTGTGTTTATCAACGATATAGGGGGGCAGATAGGACTATGGATGTTAACAAATGCAGGGGGGACCTTTTTTTCATTCCTTATCTTCTCCCTTTACCAAAACGAAGGGCTGATTGACACTCATGTCATGCTTTCTCTCTCGATAAAAGGGGTGTTTGTACTGCTCCTATTTCATGGTGTGGGTCAATTGAAAAGGTCGATACGTAAAAAAAGAAAATCCATATCAAAAGGAGCTGCTTTTGTGTGA
- a CDS encoding YIEGIA family protein encodes MNEYTYPIILGILVGTVLRVFMLRTDYRQYPTYLHGKIIHLSLGFIAAALGTIAIPSIMEKEFTAVTFLTLAASQFREVRNMERNTLTEMDSYELVPRGNTYIEGIAVAFESRNYLVIFTSFVVTLCYLALNIWVALAAAVVCFFLSGMLMSGSKLSDIVTVEEKPISFDGAGLYVDNIYIMNIGLPERQEEIMKYGMGFVLTPKEFSVRSTIANLGQRQAILHDVSVTLGVFRDSGTPALVPLIKRDLNDGRIGVFILPQEKDSKRAKEIIEHVPVLENAIQMPSRKGRRNHS; translated from the coding sequence GTGAATGAATACACCTATCCAATTATTTTAGGGATCCTTGTCGGTACTGTACTTCGAGTCTTTATGTTACGAACTGACTATAGGCAGTATCCCACATACCTACATGGGAAGATCATCCACTTATCCTTAGGGTTTATTGCAGCTGCGCTTGGAACCATCGCAATCCCCTCTATTATGGAAAAAGAATTCACCGCCGTGACCTTCTTGACGTTAGCTGCTTCTCAATTCCGGGAAGTACGTAATATGGAGCGGAATACATTGACTGAAATGGACTCTTATGAACTTGTCCCGCGAGGCAATACGTATATTGAAGGTATAGCCGTCGCTTTCGAGAGTAGGAATTACCTCGTCATTTTCACTTCTTTTGTGGTCACTCTTTGCTATTTAGCCCTTAATATTTGGGTCGCTTTAGCAGCTGCAGTCGTATGCTTTTTTCTCTCAGGAATGTTAATGAGCGGTTCGAAGCTCTCGGATATCGTGACGGTAGAGGAGAAACCCATTTCCTTCGACGGAGCCGGGTTATATGTCGATAACATTTATATCATGAACATTGGTTTACCTGAGCGTCAAGAAGAGATCATGAAATATGGAATGGGCTTCGTATTGACCCCTAAAGAATTCAGCGTGCGGTCTACCATTGCAAATCTAGGCCAGAGGCAAGCCATTTTACATGATGTATCTGTAACATTAGGAGTCTTCAGGGATTCAGGGACTCCCGCTCTTGTGCCTCTAATCAAAAGAGACTTGAATGATGGAAGGATTGGGGTGTTCATTCTTCCTCAAGAGAAAGATTCAAAACGAGCGAAAGAAATTATTGAACACGTACCCGTCCTTGAAAATGCAATACAAATGCCTTCGAGAAAAGGTAGGAGGAATCATTCATGA
- a CDS encoding capping complex subunit for YIEGIA, with protein MKMEKAILAAVTTEDDRVHGSAAVFKCDTKEEMEAVAANLEAILDGIAHALSDQLYIIVKH; from the coding sequence ATGAAAATGGAGAAGGCCATTTTGGCAGCCGTGACTACGGAGGATGATCGGGTCCATGGCAGTGCAGCTGTGTTTAAATGTGACACGAAGGAAGAGATGGAAGCTGTTGCAGCAAACTTAGAAGCTATTTTAGATGGAATCGCTCATGCATTAAGTGATCAACTATATATTATCGTCAAGCATTGA
- the der gene encoding ribosome biogenesis GTPase Der: MRKSVIAVVGRPNVGKSTIFNRLVGERISIVEDTPGVTRDRIYAEAEWLTTRFNVIDTGGIELGDEPLLVQMRAQAQVAIDEADVIVFMVNGRDGITGADEEVAKLLFKSNKPVVLAVNKVDNPEMRENIYEFYSLGFGEPFPISGTHGLGLGDMLDEVVKHFPEKIQEEIDDDTIRFSLIGRPNVGKSSLVNSLLGQERVIVSDIAGTTRDAIDTPFTKDDRDYVIIDTAGMRKRGKVYETTEKYSIMRALKAIERSDVVLTLIDADAGIQEQDKKIAGYAHEAGKAVIIVVNKWDTIEKEEKTMKEFEDKVRDQFRFLDYAPIVFLSAKTKKRIHTLIPKVLEASENHAKRVQTNLLNEVIMDALAMNPSPSIKGQKLKIFYATQVSVKPPSFVVFVNEPELMHFTYERFLENRIREAFGFEGTPIKIFARRRS; encoded by the coding sequence ATGAGAAAATCAGTAATTGCTGTTGTAGGACGACCGAATGTTGGGAAATCAACGATATTCAACCGACTGGTCGGAGAGAGAATCTCTATTGTAGAAGATACCCCCGGTGTCACTAGAGACCGGATTTATGCAGAAGCCGAGTGGTTGACCACACGATTCAATGTTATTGATACCGGTGGGATTGAACTTGGCGATGAGCCGCTGCTCGTACAAATGAGAGCACAGGCACAAGTAGCTATTGATGAAGCAGATGTCATTGTATTCATGGTAAATGGCCGTGATGGAATTACGGGTGCTGACGAAGAGGTCGCCAAGCTTCTATTCAAATCGAATAAACCGGTGGTTCTTGCAGTGAATAAGGTGGACAATCCTGAAATGAGAGAAAACATTTATGAATTCTACTCTCTCGGTTTTGGAGAACCTTTCCCAATCTCGGGCACACACGGGCTTGGACTTGGAGATATGCTTGATGAAGTAGTGAAACACTTCCCAGAAAAAATTCAGGAAGAGATCGATGATGATACCATTCGTTTCAGCTTAATTGGCCGACCGAATGTAGGGAAATCATCGCTCGTAAACAGTCTACTTGGACAAGAACGCGTAATTGTCAGTGATATTGCAGGTACGACAAGGGATGCCATCGATACTCCTTTCACGAAAGACGATCGAGATTATGTGATCATTGATACAGCTGGAATGAGAAAACGAGGCAAAGTTTATGAAACGACCGAAAAGTACAGCATCATGAGGGCGTTGAAGGCGATTGAACGCTCAGATGTTGTCTTGACTCTAATTGATGCAGATGCAGGCATTCAAGAACAGGACAAGAAGATTGCGGGCTATGCTCACGAAGCAGGAAAAGCTGTCATTATTGTCGTCAACAAATGGGATACCATAGAGAAGGAAGAAAAAACGATGAAGGAGTTTGAAGATAAGGTTCGGGATCAATTCCGTTTCCTTGACTATGCTCCTATTGTCTTTTTATCTGCCAAAACGAAAAAACGGATTCATACATTGATTCCAAAAGTTCTGGAAGCAAGTGAGAATCATGCGAAGCGTGTACAGACGAATCTGCTTAACGAAGTAATTATGGATGCCCTTGCTATGAATCCTTCTCCATCCATCAAGGGGCAGAAGCTGAAAATTTTCTACGCTACTCAAGTTTCTGTTAAACCGCCAAGTTTTGTGGTATTCGTTAATGAACCTGAATTGATGCACTTCACCTATGAGCGATTCTTGGAAAATAGGATCCGCGAAGCCTTTGGTTTTGAAGGAACGCCAATCAAGATCTTTGCAAGAAGACGTAGCTGA
- a CDS encoding NAD(P)H-dependent glycerol-3-phosphate dehydrogenase yields the protein MEKVAVLGAGSWGTALALVLADNGHEVHLWTHRANLADEINQTHRNEKYLKDIDLPHSITASHDLESTVENAKHVILVVPTKAMREVCSQLEQVLHEKVIITHASKGIEPGSYKRVSEVIAEEIPKERYEDIVVLSGPSHAEEVSLRQPTTVTVSSKELEVAEKVQGLFINRQFRVYTSPDLVGVELGGALKNIIALGAGISDGLGYGDNAKAALITRGLAEIARLGTSMGANPLTFSGLTGIGDLIVTCTSSHSRNWRAGNKLGQGYPLDDVLDQMGMVVEGVRTTKAAFQLAQEQGVEMPITSGIYRILFESADPRDVVDELMTRIRRHEMEDLTNILDEKMND from the coding sequence ATGGAGAAAGTAGCTGTACTTGGGGCGGGGAGCTGGGGCACAGCTCTTGCACTCGTTCTTGCTGATAACGGGCACGAGGTTCATCTCTGGACACACAGGGCGAACCTTGCTGATGAAATTAACCAAACACATCGGAATGAAAAATATTTGAAAGATATTGATCTTCCTCATTCGATTACCGCAAGCCATGATCTAGAATCGACTGTCGAAAATGCCAAGCATGTCATTTTAGTCGTTCCTACAAAAGCTATGAGAGAAGTTTGCAGCCAATTGGAGCAAGTACTACACGAAAAAGTGATTATTACACACGCTTCAAAAGGGATAGAGCCTGGCTCTTACAAGCGTGTTTCTGAAGTCATTGCCGAAGAGATTCCTAAAGAGAGATATGAGGATATCGTCGTCCTATCTGGTCCCAGTCATGCGGAAGAAGTGAGTCTCAGGCAGCCAACTACTGTAACCGTTTCTTCAAAGGAACTAGAAGTAGCGGAGAAAGTACAGGGCCTCTTCATTAACCGTCAATTCCGCGTTTACACATCTCCGGATCTGGTTGGTGTGGAACTTGGTGGGGCATTGAAAAATATTATCGCCCTTGGTGCTGGTATTTCTGATGGGCTTGGTTACGGGGATAACGCCAAAGCGGCTCTTATTACTAGAGGGCTTGCTGAAATTGCCCGTCTTGGAACTTCGATGGGAGCAAACCCACTTACCTTTTCCGGCCTGACAGGAATCGGCGATCTTATTGTAACTTGTACGAGCTCACACAGCCGAAATTGGAGGGCTGGTAATAAACTAGGACAAGGGTACCCATTGGATGATGTTTTGGATCAAATGGGAATGGTCGTAGAAGGTGTAAGGACGACAAAAGCCGCTTTTCAACTTGCTCAAGAACAAGGAGTGGAAATGCCGATCACTTCAGGGATCTATAGAATTCTATTTGAATCGGCGGATCCAAGAGATGTCGTTGACGAATTAATGACAAGGATTCGACGCCATGAAATGGAGGATTTGACAAATATTCTTGATGAAAAGATGAATGACTGA
- a CDS encoding stage VI sporulation protein F: protein MNDFQKNIFDHLKKKANIDPEDVFKVANSVQNADFSDEKTVRRLVRQLAKVANKNVSKSKEDKIVEAITKQNMPLDMNTLGKFLK, encoded by the coding sequence ATGAATGATTTTCAGAAGAATATTTTTGATCATCTGAAGAAAAAGGCAAACATCGACCCGGAAGATGTTTTTAAAGTGGCGAATTCTGTACAGAATGCTGATTTCAGTGATGAAAAGACGGTCAGACGTCTTGTTCGCCAGCTCGCTAAGGTTGCTAATAAGAACGTTTCAAAATCTAAGGAAGATAAAATCGTTGAAGCAATCACAAAACAAAACATGCCTTTGGATATGAATACTTTAGGCAAGTTTTTAAAATGA
- a CDS encoding DUF2768 family protein → MYISFAGIISLFLLAVGLIYLSRYKLKGFLSVMIAVFAYLFMIFGGIIIFYIVLSGPTA, encoded by the coding sequence ATGTACATATCCTTCGCAGGAATTATTTCATTGTTCCTCCTGGCTGTTGGTTTAATTTACTTAAGCAGGTATAAATTAAAGGGCTTTCTATCAGTAATGATCGCTGTATTCGCTTATTTGTTCATGATTTTCGGAGGAATAATTATTTTTTACATCGTCCTGAGCGGACCGACGGCCTAA
- the spoIVA gene encoding stage IV sporulation protein A → MEKVDIFSDISKRTNGDIYLGVVGAVRTGKSTFIKKFMELVVLPNMEEESERERALDELPQSAAGKTIMTTEPKFVPNTAANINIDDHLDIRVRMVDCVGYAVNGAVGYEDEHGPRMIHTPWYEEAIPFHEAAEIGTQKVIQEHSTIGIVVTTDGTIGEIARADYVEAEEKIVEELREVGKPFIMIVNSAQPHHPNTEKLRANLSGKYDIPVLALSVESMRENDVQNVLREALFEFPVLEVNVNLPSWVMVLDSRHWLRNNLQEAIEDTVKDIKRLRDVDTVVGNFDQYEYITGAHISGMDLGEGIAEIDLQAPEHLYDHVLKEIVGEEIRGKDHLLEIMQDFSHAKREYDQVADALQMVKQTGYGIAAPTLEDMTLDEPEIIRQGSRFGVRLKAVAPSIHMVKVDVQSEFSPIIGTEKQSEELVRYLMQDFEEDPLSIWNSDIFGRSLSSIVREGIQAKLALMPENARYKLQETLERIINEGSGGMIAIIL, encoded by the coding sequence TTGGAAAAGGTTGATATCTTCAGTGATATTTCCAAACGGACAAATGGAGATATTTATTTAGGAGTCGTAGGGGCTGTTCGTACTGGAAAGTCTACATTCATAAAAAAATTCATGGAGCTCGTTGTTTTACCAAATATGGAGGAAGAATCAGAGCGTGAGCGTGCGTTAGATGAATTGCCTCAAAGCGCGGCTGGAAAGACGATTATGACGACAGAACCTAAGTTTGTCCCTAATACGGCCGCGAACATCAATATTGATGACCACCTTGACATCCGCGTCCGCATGGTCGATTGTGTCGGTTATGCAGTGAATGGAGCGGTTGGGTATGAAGATGAGCACGGACCAAGAATGATTCATACACCGTGGTATGAAGAGGCGATCCCTTTTCATGAAGCAGCGGAAATCGGTACGCAAAAAGTAATTCAGGAGCATTCGACCATTGGGATCGTTGTGACGACGGACGGTACCATTGGTGAAATCGCTCGGGCTGATTATGTAGAAGCAGAAGAAAAAATTGTAGAAGAGTTAAGAGAAGTCGGTAAACCTTTCATAATGATTGTGAACTCCGCACAGCCTCATCATCCCAACACAGAAAAATTGAGGGCGAACCTGTCTGGAAAGTACGATATACCTGTTCTTGCATTATCCGTAGAAAGCATGCGAGAAAACGACGTTCAAAATGTATTACGTGAAGCATTATTTGAATTTCCTGTATTGGAAGTGAATGTGAATTTACCGAGCTGGGTGATGGTTCTTGATTCCCGCCACTGGTTAAGGAATAACCTTCAAGAGGCGATTGAAGATACGGTTAAAGATATTAAACGGTTACGAGATGTAGATACGGTCGTAGGAAACTTCGATCAATACGAGTACATTACGGGTGCTCATATATCAGGGATGGACCTTGGGGAAGGAATTGCTGAAATCGATCTTCAAGCCCCAGAACATTTGTATGATCATGTCTTGAAAGAAATTGTCGGAGAAGAAATTCGAGGGAAAGACCATTTACTTGAGATCATGCAGGATTTCTCTCATGCGAAGAGAGAGTATGACCAAGTGGCGGATGCCTTGCAAATGGTCAAACAGACAGGTTATGGAATTGCCGCACCGACCTTAGAGGATATGACTCTTGATGAACCTGAAATCATCAGACAAGGCTCGAGGTTCGGAGTAAGGTTGAAAGCCGTGGCGCCATCTATCCATATGGTTAAAGTGGATGTTCAATCAGAATTTTCACCGATCATAGGAACAGAAAAGCAAAGCGAAGAACTCGTCAGGTATCTCATGCAGGACTTTGAGGAAGATCCGCTATCCATTTGGAATTCAGATATATTTGGCAGATCCTTAAGTTCTATCGTCCGTGAAGGTATCCAGGCCAAACTGGCACTCATGCCGGAAAATGCAAGATACAAACTACAGGAAACACTCGAACGTATCATCAATGAAGGATCAGGTGGTATGATCGCAATTATTTTATAA
- a CDS encoding HU family DNA-binding protein encodes MNKTDLINAVSEKADLSKKDATQAVDSVFESIMDSLKDGDKVQLIGFGNFEVRERAARKGRNPQTGEEIEISASKVPAFKPGKALKDAVK; translated from the coding sequence ATGAATAAAACAGATCTTATCAACGCTGTATCTGAAAAAGCTGATCTTTCTAAGAAAGATGCTACACAAGCTGTAGATTCTGTATTCGAATCTATCATGGATTCACTTAAAGACGGTGATAAAGTCCAATTAATTGGATTCGGTAACTTCGAAGTACGTGAGCGCGCGGCACGTAAAGGCCGTAACCCACAAACTGGAGAAGAAATCGAAATCTCCGCGAGCAAAGTACCAGCTTTCAAACCTGGTAAAGCCCTTAAAGATGCGGTTAAATAA
- the mtrB gene encoding trp RNA-binding attenuation protein MtrB, producing MTTSNNDFFVIKALEDGVNVIGLTRGTDTRFHHSEKLDSGEVMIAQFTEHTSAVKVRGKAVIQTSHGEMTNDAE from the coding sequence ATGACTACATCCAACAATGATTTCTTCGTCATAAAAGCCCTTGAAGATGGCGTGAATGTCATCGGTTTGACCCGCGGTACGGACACGCGTTTCCACCACTCCGAGAAGCTTGACAGTGGAGAAGTAATGATCGCTCAGTTTACCGAGCATACTTCTGCAGTAAAAGTCCGTGGGAAAGCGGTCATCCAAACGAGCCACGGGGAAATGACGAATGATGCAGAGTGA